The DNA sequence TCTTTGCTGACGCAGTACGCGGTAACCGATCAATTCGGGGTCATTTGTATTATCCCAAGTGATGACAATTTTCCCCCCTTCATCGTTAGGAATGTCCCGAGCCTGCACGTGCTCCGGGGGTAAGATGGTAATTGCTAAAAGTAGTGTCAGGGATAACATATACTATATATTATTTTTACTGGATGAAGAGTCAATGTGGTATAACAATTACCGGAATCTGTCATCTTGAGATGGGGTTGAGTTCTTGACCCCGTCGAAACGCCAAAATATTTGCTTCCACAAACTGGGGTTTTACCAGTTGTTTGATCGTCTGGCAATAGAGGTCATCTGGGAATTCCAAAAGCCGAGATACTGCACCGAGCATTACCGTATTCTGAACGCGCGGATTGCCCAAAGTGCAGGCAGTGTCAAATGCCCGGACAGATAGGGATTTTTGAATCCGGTTTTGAATCCGTTTCACAAGTTTCTGAGGGGCGATTTGCTCCACCAGTCCCAGCTGGACTGGCAGAGGAGCAATAGTAAGCGGATCGTATATCAGCCAGCCAGCAGGGGCGAGGAAATGAAGGTAACGCACTGCCTCAAGGAGTTCGAAGGCGACAATTATATCTGCCGTGCCTTCTTCAATTAATGGTGAGTGGATTTTTTTCCCCCAGCGGATATGGCTGGTAACACTGCCCCCCCGCTGCGCCATGCCATGAACTTCGCTTTTTTTGACATCCAGTCCGGCAGTAAGCGCCAGCTGGGCAAGAATATCCGAAAAAAGCAGTACACCTTGACCGCCTACGCCACATACCAGCAGGTTCACAATATTGCTCCTTTAGGGCAGATTTCGGCGCACATGCCACATCCGATACACGCGGTGGAGATAATGAACGCTTTTTCCTTTTCAAAGGAGAGTGCCGGACAGCCCAATGCCAAGCAGCTCCGGCAGCCGCTGCAGGTTTCAGCGTCAACCTTTTTAGGTGCTCCGGGGCGGGCGCTGATCAGGGCACAGCTGCGCTGGGATATGATGACAGCAGGTTTTTTGATGTTAAGCAGCCGGCGGATAGTATTTCTGGTTTCTTTGATCAGGTAAGGGTCCACCCGTACGACTTCGTTTATTCCGCATGCCCGGCAGAATTGTTCAAGATCAATCGCTACGGTTTCCTTGCCCATTAGTGTTCTGCCGGTGCCAGGGTGGTCCTGATGTCCAGTCATGCCGGTAGTGCGATTGTCGGCAATGATAGTGATGACATTGGATTGATTGTACACGACATTCAAGAGTCCGGTGATGCCAGAGTGAAAGAATGTTGAATCGCCAATTACTGCAATCCGGGAACGAGGGTCTTGGTTTGCAAGCACTTTGTCGACACCATGAGCGAAGGTAATTGAAGCACCCATATCAATAC is a window from the candidate division WOR-3 bacterium genome containing:
- a CDS encoding indolepyruvate oxidoreductase subunit beta, producing the protein MNLLVCGVGGQGVLLFSDILAQLALTAGLDVKKSEVHGMAQRGGSVTSHIRWGKKIHSPLIEEGTADIIVAFELLEAVRYLHFLAPAGWLIYDPLTIAPLPVQLGLVEQIAPQKLVKRIQNRIQKSLSVRAFDTACTLGNPRVQNTVMLGAVSRLLEFPDDLYCQTIKQLVKPQFVEANILAFRRGQELNPISR